GTTTCCGACAAGCAGAGCAGGCCCAAGACTTCTCGCCGGGTTTACGGAAGTTCCCGTAAGCGGGATTCCGAGAATATGTACAAACGCAAGTGTCAGACCGATAACGATCCCGGCCGCCCTGCTGTTCTCCGCTTTGGCGGTAACTCCCAGGATCGTAAAGACAAACACAAATGTCAAAATGACTTCCACGAGTATTGCCCCCGGCATACTGAGGCCTGTATAGGAAGCCTCCGCAAATCCGTTCTGTCCAAGGCCGGTCTCCCATACCGGACCAAGGCCTGTACAACTGATGACACCGTACAGTATCCCGGCTCCTGCGATACCTCCCAGAAACTGTGCCACAAGATACCCCGCAAAGTCTGCGGCGCTCATGCCTTTATTTAAAAATACTCCCAGTGAGACCGCCGGATTAATGTGACACCCGGATACATCACCTATCACATAAGCCATTGCCACGATAGAAAGCCCGAAGGCCATCGCTATTCCAAGAATGCCCAGCGTCCCGTCGATCCCCCCTGACACAGCCGCCGAACCGCAGCCAAACAGAGTCAGGACTGCAGTTCCGATAAATTCTGCAACATATTTTTTCATGTTCTTCTTCCTCCTTTGTACAACTGACACATCGGTCACATCGTAGTACAGCATATGTTGCATGTCAACAAACTGAACACAAACCGTCTTTATTTTACACAATCAGAACGGCCGTCTTTTAGTTCTCTTCCTCTTCCGCTATAAAGCTTTTGGACAGTTCCTTCTGTGATCTGTTAAACTTGTCCGCTCTGCGCTTCTCCCACTCGCTTGCCTTTTTGGCCTCTGTCGGTTCGTTTACGACAACCTGCGGGAATGGTATGTTGATATCATATTTGTCAAAGATAAGCTTCATCTCCCGGTTCAGGTCACGACCCATCTGCACCCTGTCACTCTCTGTACAAAGCACCATGACCCGGATCACAACACTGCTTTCTCCCAGCTCAATAACGCCTTTGTAGAATGGGCCTTCAATAATATTAGTCAGACGCTTTCTGATATTCGGGAATTCCTTCTCCAGAATATTTTCGACTCTTTCGAGTGATTCACCGTATTCTATTCCGACGTCGGCCCACGAGTATGAATACTGCCTTGTCATGTTGATGACGCCGCTCACCTCGCTGTTGCTGATTATCTTGATATTTTTACTGGGGTCCTCGATCTTTGTCGTGCGGATGCCGATCTCAAGCACGGTCCCTCTCCAGTCCCCGATCGTAACGATATCGCCGACCCGGAACTCGCCTTCAAAGATAATGAACAGACCGGCCAGTATATCGGACACGAGCGTCCTGGCGCCGAGGCCGACGACAAGTGTCAGGATACCGGCGGAAGCCAGAAGCGTCTTTGTGTCAACGCCGATCAGAGCCAGACAGTAGTACAGAATGGCAATGACCGAAAAGTATTTGATAAAGCTGTGCAGCAGCCTGCATACCGTCTCGCCCCTCGCACCGAATGTCTTTGACAGCATGCGCAGTATGGCCTGGACAAGTACCGTTATGACACTCACAACGCATATTATAAGGATGCATCCTGTGAGCGCGAAGATGTTCACTCCCCGCTCCCATTCTCCGTTCAGGATATACAGGAAAATGGAATTGCTGCCGAATATTTTTTCTTTCATCATGACTGCCATGCAGATGGCCGCGGCCAAAACCCCCAGTATCATCTTCAGCACTGTGGATATCTGCTGCTCAGGCGTCTTTTCATTCCACCGGATGGACACAGTCTCCCAGCGGCTTTCCGCGGTTTCTGTCTTTCTCACGCTTCCGTCAGGCATGACGACATCAATGTTCCGCCTTCCTGCGCCGTCCTTAACGGCATCTGCTTCTTCCCGTCCGCTTCGGCTGAGTGTGAGCAGAAGAAAGACAAACAGAAGACATATGAAGCTGACGGCGCCGCACGCAAGAGTTATCGGCAGACGGGCGCCTGTCATGGCGTCCTTTGGCACAACCACATAGATATAGTCACTTTTTGTTTCGAGTGATGAGCCGTAATATGTCTTGTTGTCAACTGTTATATAATCACAGTATGCATCTTTAAACTGCTGCTTTTGCATGCCGTAGGAGACCGCGCTTCTTCCCGTCAGCTTTTCCTTTGGATAGTACGCAAAGGTCTTATCCTTTTTGTCCACGGCAAATACAAAGCCTCCCTTGCCTACTTTTGTCTTCTCCAGCACCTTGTCTATCTGCATATTAGATAAGGTCTCCTTCAGCTTGGACGGCGTGACGGATATCTGGACAAACCCGTCTGCATCTCCTCTGTCGTCCCGCAGCGTTACTCCGATATACTGATGATAGCCGCCCGACACCTCGTCGGTCTGTGCGTCCTGAATAATGTAGTCCGCGCCATTGAGCAGCTTATTAAATTCATACGACTGATCCTCAGGATCCCCGCTGAGCTTGAAATTCGTGTAAGGGGAGCTGGTAGCCGTCTGCACACCTGCCATGTCGAACACATTGACCGCCTCTACGTCGAGTGCTTTGCTTAATTCTACAAGCGCATCCTTCTGTGCAACTCCGGGATCTTGACTGATAATATAGGAGGCGATCCTGCCCTTGTTCAAATACCTTGCATTATACTGCTCTGTCGTCTCATCGATATCTTTTTCATAATGCTTCAGTGTTTTCTCCACCTCAGCCACGCGCTCATTGTTCCCCATAGACTGGCGTGACAGCGCGAACAATGTCTGCATATAAAACGTTATGATGAGGATAAAAATAAGTCCCACCACGGAAATAGTACCTATTTTCCGCCCGATCACTCTGTCGTAGCAGAATTTTCCCCACGCACTGGAGCCGGCCTCTTTCTTTCCGCTTTTTTCTCTGTCCTTCATCATAAATATGGAATATGTGATCACAAGCGTCATAACCGCAAAGAAAGCAAAAAGTATTCCCGCAACGGTAACGCCCCGCGAGGAAATTATTTCCTTCTCACTTACAGCACATATGATATAGGCATCCTGCTGCTTCGTGATCCCGCAGTAAAACTTCTCACCGTTTACGGTCAGCCATGTATAGTTGTTGTCTTCCAGCTCCTCTACCGGAATGCCCGCATCGAGCGCATCCGTTCCGGACAGCTTTTCGTCCGGATGATATAAAAAGGTGTAATCTTTTTCTGACACGGCAAAGGCATAGCCCTCCAGGCCTACGCTTACATTGCCCAGAATACTTTTCCATGTGGAAGTCTCCTCCAGAAGCTTGTAAAGCTCCTCTGGGTCCTGTTCGATCACGACCATCCTGTCATCATCGATCCTTGAGCCATAATAGCGGAGACTTGTCTCTTTGTTCCGTACTTCAAAGGCTTCTGAAGCCTCCCCTGTATCAAATACAGTGCGCAGCTGGTTATACCTGCTGCGGGTAAAGTCCGCCGGAGATTCCTGCGCCAATGCGACCTTATTTCCCCGGCTGTCCACGACGAGCACGTTCGTGACTTCCAGCAGGCTGCGGTACTCCTCAAGTCTGCCGTCTGTATATTCATCGGCTGTCTGCCTCTGATACATGTAGGACAGACTGTCAGCCTTTGATCTGTAAATATCATCGAAGGACACGGTGATCTGATCTGCTGCTTCCCCGGCGCTTTTGAGCAGGCTGCTCATCTCATGTACTTTATCTTCTGTATTTTTCTTCTGATCGTTCACGGATAGATCCGTCTGCATGCTGAGCAGAAAGAGCCCGAGCAGGACCAGGCAGATAATTTCCGCCCCAACGGCAAGAAGCGCTTTTCTTTTTAATTTCTCAGACAACTTTATCCCCCCTAATCCCATTTATCGATCAGCCGCTCAACTGTCCCGTCGTC
This is a stretch of genomic DNA from [Clostridium] hylemonae DSM 15053. It encodes these proteins:
- a CDS encoding mechanosensitive ion channel domain-containing protein, translated to MSEKLKRKALLAVGAEIICLVLLGLFLLSMQTDLSVNDQKKNTEDKVHEMSSLLKSAGEAADQITVSFDDIYRSKADSLSYMYQRQTADEYTDGRLEEYRSLLEVTNVLVVDSRGNKVALAQESPADFTRSRYNQLRTVFDTGEASEAFEVRNKETSLRYYGSRIDDDRMVVIEQDPEELYKLLEETSTWKSILGNVSVGLEGYAFAVSEKDYTFLYHPDEKLSGTDALDAGIPVEELEDNNYTWLTVNGEKFYCGITKQQDAYIICAVSEKEIISSRGVTVAGILFAFFAVMTLVITYSIFMMKDREKSGKKEAGSSAWGKFCYDRVIGRKIGTISVVGLIFILIITFYMQTLFALSRQSMGNNERVAEVEKTLKHYEKDIDETTEQYNARYLNKGRIASYIISQDPGVAQKDALVELSKALDVEAVNVFDMAGVQTATSSPYTNFKLSGDPEDQSYEFNKLLNGADYIIQDAQTDEVSGGYHQYIGVTLRDDRGDADGFVQISVTPSKLKETLSNMQIDKVLEKTKVGKGGFVFAVDKKDKTFAYYPKEKLTGRSAVSYGMQKQQFKDAYCDYITVDNKTYYGSSLETKSDYIYVVVPKDAMTGARLPITLACGAVSFICLLFVFLLLTLSRSGREEADAVKDGAGRRNIDVVMPDGSVRKTETAESRWETVSIRWNEKTPEQQISTVLKMILGVLAAAICMAVMMKEKIFGSNSIFLYILNGEWERGVNIFALTGCILIICVVSVITVLVQAILRMLSKTFGARGETVCRLLHSFIKYFSVIAILYYCLALIGVDTKTLLASAGILTLVVGLGARTLVSDILAGLFIIFEGEFRVGDIVTIGDWRGTVLEIGIRTTKIEDPSKNIKIISNSEVSGVINMTRQYSYSWADVGIEYGESLERVENILEKEFPNIRKRLTNIIEGPFYKGVIELGESSVVIRVMVLCTESDRVQMGRDLNREMKLIFDKYDINIPFPQVVVNEPTEAKKASEWEKRRADKFNRSQKELSKSFIAEEEEN
- a CDS encoding MIP/aquaporin family protein; translation: MQHMLYYDVTDVSVVQRRKKNMKKYVAEFIGTAVLTLFGCGSAAVSGGIDGTLGILGIAMAFGLSIVAMAYVIGDVSGCHINPAVSLGVFLNKGMSAADFAGYLVAQFLGGIAGAGILYGVISCTGLGPVWETGLGQNGFAEASYTGLSMPGAILVEVILTFVFVFTILGVTAKAENSRAAGIVIGLTLAFVHILGIPLTGTSVNPARSLGPALLVGNGTALSQVWVFIAAPLLGAVIAAVVYRTVCKREE